The Manihot esculenta cultivar AM560-2 chromosome 1, M.esculenta_v8, whole genome shotgun sequence genome has a window encoding:
- the LOC110607717 gene encoding uncharacterized protein LOC110607717 gives MAGTSIPAIVKKHKIKWWGSFKNTTTEIVVKERILKKAQFPTVSYAGKLTLQQGEPSFGAQKAQCQALLAAAKTPEEFKIICQQMFKQLTPEEKEKVKQSCDKESSKESSDKESSRKSSSKKISKRQSKKKIKKQSSSESESTASSQTSSSSKNQTSSYCDSNEDDCYGVLPPVKIKSKTGKRRDKQKAKVKKEKKGKLKKGKKKKDTTSSESE, from the coding sequence ATGGCGGGAACTTCTATTCCAGCTATAGTAAAGAAGCATAAAATTAAATGGTGGGGATCATTCAAAAACACCACCACAGAAATAGTTGTAAAAGAAAGGATACTTAAAAAAGCACAATTCCCTACTGTGTCTTATGCTGGTAAATTAACATTGCAACAAGGAGAGCCATCATTTGGAGCCCAGAAAGCCCAATGTCAGGCCTTATTAGCAGCAGCTAAAACCCCTGAAGAGTTCAAAATAATTTGCCAGCAGATGTTCAAGCAGCTTACtccagaagaaaaagaaaaagtaaagcaATCCTGTGATAAAGAATCGTCAAAGGAATCCAGTGATAAGGAATCATCAAGAAAGTCTTCcagtaaaaaaatttcaaagagGCAGtccaagaaaaaaattaaaaagcagTCCAGTTCTGAATCGGAGTCGACAGCGTCATCCCAGACGTCATCCTCTAGTAAGAACCAGACATCTTCATACTGTGATAGTAATGAAGACGACTGTTATGGAGTTCTTCCCccagtaaaaattaaaagtaaaacagGCAAAAGAAGAGATAAACAGAAGgcaaaagtaaaaaaggaaaagaaaggtaaattgaaGAAAGGTAAGAAAAAGAAGGACACCACATCATCAGAATCAGAGTAA